From Brassica oleracea var. oleracea cultivar TO1000 chromosome C3, BOL, whole genome shotgun sequence, a single genomic window includes:
- the LOC106335248 gene encoding serine/threonine-protein kinase EDR1-like isoform X3, whose protein sequence is MPKMKHLLRKLHIGGSSSNGFGDHHHRLDESTRPMIDPTSIRSSSPSPASTPSVSSSSGFGNAAATMPRLEPFEPAGRDLAAAVDGIDFSLMEEEYQVQLAMAISVSDPDPRENADTAQLDAAKRISLGVKAPVTNADSAVDFLSLRYWGHKVINYDQKVRDGFYDVYGVTSNSLSQGKMPLLVDLQAISVSDNVDYEVVLVNRLLDPELQELERRASALSLECPDFARGQVSSDLTQKIADIVVEQMGGPVENADEALRRWMHRSYELRNSLNTTVIPLGRVNFGLARHRALLFKVLADRIDLPCMLVKGSYYTGTDDGAVNLIKLDNKSEYIIDLMGAPGALIPSEVPSSFLPVSGTDTRVFPDDLDTLQHSCPVPEKEIETPAFSVLEETDSRYSGIVANLFNGSHEENRDRCAVEKHQTERFEHDFGKLMQSQQISGENLPPFSGKPTCAQKVKVKNVSKYVISAAKNPEFAQKLHAVLLESGASPPPDLFMDVNPQNLREKSFLQDFWQESSNAMNSAVPRNPEKVGDQLAEQMRESERNPTALQLSAVCTSGEVDFSMKKNFDVDNMGKVSSPEKMEIGTADGEPSVSDSHEQGINPFLGEAAKWEIMWEDLQIGERIGIGKVHMEKFIVQSGMELKWLLRSFWTKISLIEIMLRLRHPNVVLFMGAVTRPPNFSILTEFLPRGSLYRLLHRPNHQLDEKRRMRMALDVAKGMNYLHTSHPTVVHRDLKSPNLLVDKNWVVKVCDFGLSRMKHHTYLSSKSTAGTPEWMAPEVLRNEPANEKCDVYSFGVILWELATSRIPWKGLNPMQVVGAVGFQNRRLEITDDIDPTVAQIIRDCWQTEPHLRPSFTQLMRSLKRLQGLNKSKRGNTSESLM, encoded by the exons ATGCCGAAGATGAAGCATCTTCTCCGTAAGCTCCACATCGGAGGAAGTAGCAGTAACGGATTCGGAGACCATCATCACAGGCTAGACGAATCGACTCGACCAATGATCGATCCCACATCTATTCGTAGCTCTAGCCCTAGCCCAGCTTCCACTCCCTCCGTCTCTTCGTCATCAGGTTTCGGTAACGCCGCCGCGACAATGCCGAGGCTGGAACCGTTTGAGCCTGCGGGGCGTGATCTGGCGGCGGCTGTGGACGGTATCGATTTTAGTTTGATGGAGGAGGAGTATCAAGTCCAGCTAGCTATGGCGATCAGCGTTTCTGATCCCGATCCGAGAGAGAATGCAGATACGGCTCAGCTTGATGCAGCTAAGCGGATTAGCCTTGGCGTTAAGGCTCCGGTCACTAACGCTGACTCCGCCGTTGACTTTTTGTCGCTTCGCTATTGG GGACATAAGGTTATTAACTATGACCAGAAAGTCAGGGATGGTTTTTACGATGTGTATGGGGTTACATCCAATTCTCTTTCACAAGGGAAGATGCCACTTCTCGTGGATCTTCAAGCCATCTCTGTTTCAGACAATGTTGATTATGAGGTGGTTTTGGTGAACCGGTTGCTTGATCCTGAACTTCAAGAGCTAGAGAGGAGAGCATCCGCTTTGTCTTTGGAATGTCCAGACTTTGCTCGTGGCCAGGTGTCAAGTGATTTGACTCAGAAGATTGCGGATATAGTTGTAGAGCAGATGGGTGGCCCAGTTGAGAATGCGGATGAAGCGTTGAGAAGGTGGATGCATCGAAGCTATGAACTCAGGAATTCTTTGAACACCACTGTTATTCCACTTGGACGAGTTAATTTTGGTCTTGCACGTCACAGGGCTTTGCTATTCAAG GTGCTTGCTGATAGGATTGATCTCCCGTGCATGCTGGTAAAAGGCAGCTATTACACTGGAACTGACGATGGGGCTGTGAACTTGATTAAACTAGACAACAAAAG TGAATACATTATTGATTTAATGGGTGCTCCGGGTGCTCTGATTCCTTCGGAAGTTCCAAGTAGTTTTCTTCCAGTTTCTGGCACTGATACGAGAGTATTTCCTGATGATCTGGACACGTTGCAACATTCTTGCCCTGTACCTGAGAAAGAAATTGAAACGCCAGCATTTTCAGTTTTGGAGGAAACAGATTCCAGATATTCTGGTATTGTGGCAAACTTGTTTAATGGAAGCCATGAAGAAAACAGAGACAGATGTGCTGTTGAAAAGCATCAGACTGAGAGGTTTGAGCATGATTTTGGAAAGCTAATGCAATCACAGCAGATATCTGGCGAAAACTTGCCGCCGTTTTCTGGGAAACCGACTTGTGCACAGAAAGTAAAAGTCAAGAATGTCTCAAAGTATGTCATAAGTGCAGCAAAGAACCCTGAATTTGCGCAGAAATTACATGCTGTCTTGTTAGAAAGTGGTGCATCACCTCCCCCAGATTTGTTTATGGATGTTAATCCACAGAACTTGAGGGAGAAGAGTTTTCTTCAAGACTTCTGGCAAGAAAGTAGCAATGCTATGAATTCTGCTGTTCCACGCAACCCAGAAAAG GTCGGAGATCAGTTAGCTGAACAAATGAGAGAATCTGAAAGGAACCCCACAGCACTGCAACTGTCAGCTGTTTGTACTTCAGGGGAGGTCGATTTTTCAATGAAGAAAAACTTTGATGTGGATAATATGGGTAAAGTTTCTTCACCGGAAAAGATGGAGATCGGCACTGCTGATGGCGAGCCTTCTGTTTCTGACAGTCATGAACAAGGAATTAATCCATTTCTTGGCGAGGCTGCAAAATGGGAAATTATGTGGGAAGATCTTCAGATTGGCGAGCGGATTGGTATTGGTAAG GTTCATATGGAGAAGTTTATCGTGCAGAGTGGAATGGAACT GAAGTGGCTGTTAAGAAGTTTCTGGACCAAGATTTCTCTG ATTGAAATAATGTTGAGGTTGCGGCATCCAAATGTTGTTCTTTTCATGGGAGCAGTTACTCGGCCGCCAAATTTTTCCATTTTGACAGAGTTTCTACCCAG AGGGAGTTTGTATAGATTACTCCATCGACCAAATCATCAGCTTGATGAGAAGAGACGAATGCGGATGGCACTTGATGTG GCAAAGGGGATGAACTACTTGCACACCAGCCACCCAACTGTAGTACATAGGGATTTGAAATCTCCAAACCTTCTTGTTGATAAAAATTGGGTCGTGAAGGTTTGTGATTTTGGATTGTCACGCATGAAACATCACACGTATTTGTCCTCAAAATCAACTGCAGGAACG CCCGAGTGGATGGCTCCAGAAGTGTTGAGGAATGAACCAGCTAATGAAAA ATGTGACGTGTACAGCTTTGGTGTTATATTGTGGGAGCTAGCTACATCACGCATACCCTGGAAAGGTTTAAACCCGATGCAAGTCGTTGGAGCTGTGGGATTCCAAAATCGTCGCCTTGAAATCACAGATGATATTGATCCAACCGTTGCACAGATAATCCGTGATTGTTGGCAAAC GGAACCGCATTTACGGCCATCGTTTACGCAACTGATGCGAAGTCTGAAGCGGCTACAGGGTCTAAACAAAAGCAAGAGAGGGAACACAAGTGAAAGTTTGATGTAA
- the LOC106335248 gene encoding serine/threonine-protein kinase EDR1-like isoform X1: MPKMKHLLRKLHIGGSSSNGFGDHHHRLDESTRPMIDPTSIRSSSPSPASTPSVSSSSGFGNAAATMPRLEPFEPAGRDLAAAVDGIDFSLMEEEYQVQLAMAISVSDPDPRENADTAQLDAAKRISLGVKAPVTNADSAVDFLSLRYWGHKVINYDQKVRDGFYDVYGVTSNSLSQGKMPLLVDLQAISVSDNVDYEVVLVNRLLDPELQELERRASALSLECPDFARGQVSSDLTQKIADIVVEQMGGPVENADEALRRWMHRSYELRNSLNTTVIPLGRVNFGLARHRALLFKVLADRIDLPCMLVKGSYYTGTDDGAVNLIKLDNKSEYIIDLMGAPGALIPSEVPSSFLPVSGTDTRVFPDDLDTLQHSCPVPEKEIETPAFSVLEETDSRYSGIVANLFNGSHEENRDRCAVEKHQTERFEHDFGKLMQSQQISGENLPPFSGKPTCAQKVKVKNVSKYVISAAKNPEFAQKLHAVLLESGASPPPDLFMDVNPQNLREKSFLQDFWQESSNAMNSAVPRNPEKVGDQLAEQMRESERNPTALQLSAVCTSGEVDFSMKKNFDVDNMGKVSSPEKMEIGTADGEPSVSDSHEQGINPFLGEAAKWEIMWEDLQIGERIGIGSYGEVYRAEWNGTEVAVKKFLDQDFSGDALTQFRSEIEIMLRLRHPNVVLFMGAVTRPPNFSILTEFLPRGSLYRLLHRPNHQLDEKRRMRMALDVAKGMNYLHTSHPTVVHRDLKSPNLLVDKNWVVKVCDFGLSRMKHHTYLSSKSTAGTPEWMAPEVLRNEPANEKCDVYSFGVILWELATSRIPWKGLNPMQVVGAVGFQNRRLEITDDIDPTVAQIIRDCWQTEPHLRPSFTQLMRSLKRLQGLNKSKRGNTSESLM, encoded by the exons ATGCCGAAGATGAAGCATCTTCTCCGTAAGCTCCACATCGGAGGAAGTAGCAGTAACGGATTCGGAGACCATCATCACAGGCTAGACGAATCGACTCGACCAATGATCGATCCCACATCTATTCGTAGCTCTAGCCCTAGCCCAGCTTCCACTCCCTCCGTCTCTTCGTCATCAGGTTTCGGTAACGCCGCCGCGACAATGCCGAGGCTGGAACCGTTTGAGCCTGCGGGGCGTGATCTGGCGGCGGCTGTGGACGGTATCGATTTTAGTTTGATGGAGGAGGAGTATCAAGTCCAGCTAGCTATGGCGATCAGCGTTTCTGATCCCGATCCGAGAGAGAATGCAGATACGGCTCAGCTTGATGCAGCTAAGCGGATTAGCCTTGGCGTTAAGGCTCCGGTCACTAACGCTGACTCCGCCGTTGACTTTTTGTCGCTTCGCTATTGG GGACATAAGGTTATTAACTATGACCAGAAAGTCAGGGATGGTTTTTACGATGTGTATGGGGTTACATCCAATTCTCTTTCACAAGGGAAGATGCCACTTCTCGTGGATCTTCAAGCCATCTCTGTTTCAGACAATGTTGATTATGAGGTGGTTTTGGTGAACCGGTTGCTTGATCCTGAACTTCAAGAGCTAGAGAGGAGAGCATCCGCTTTGTCTTTGGAATGTCCAGACTTTGCTCGTGGCCAGGTGTCAAGTGATTTGACTCAGAAGATTGCGGATATAGTTGTAGAGCAGATGGGTGGCCCAGTTGAGAATGCGGATGAAGCGTTGAGAAGGTGGATGCATCGAAGCTATGAACTCAGGAATTCTTTGAACACCACTGTTATTCCACTTGGACGAGTTAATTTTGGTCTTGCACGTCACAGGGCTTTGCTATTCAAG GTGCTTGCTGATAGGATTGATCTCCCGTGCATGCTGGTAAAAGGCAGCTATTACACTGGAACTGACGATGGGGCTGTGAACTTGATTAAACTAGACAACAAAAG TGAATACATTATTGATTTAATGGGTGCTCCGGGTGCTCTGATTCCTTCGGAAGTTCCAAGTAGTTTTCTTCCAGTTTCTGGCACTGATACGAGAGTATTTCCTGATGATCTGGACACGTTGCAACATTCTTGCCCTGTACCTGAGAAAGAAATTGAAACGCCAGCATTTTCAGTTTTGGAGGAAACAGATTCCAGATATTCTGGTATTGTGGCAAACTTGTTTAATGGAAGCCATGAAGAAAACAGAGACAGATGTGCTGTTGAAAAGCATCAGACTGAGAGGTTTGAGCATGATTTTGGAAAGCTAATGCAATCACAGCAGATATCTGGCGAAAACTTGCCGCCGTTTTCTGGGAAACCGACTTGTGCACAGAAAGTAAAAGTCAAGAATGTCTCAAAGTATGTCATAAGTGCAGCAAAGAACCCTGAATTTGCGCAGAAATTACATGCTGTCTTGTTAGAAAGTGGTGCATCACCTCCCCCAGATTTGTTTATGGATGTTAATCCACAGAACTTGAGGGAGAAGAGTTTTCTTCAAGACTTCTGGCAAGAAAGTAGCAATGCTATGAATTCTGCTGTTCCACGCAACCCAGAAAAG GTCGGAGATCAGTTAGCTGAACAAATGAGAGAATCTGAAAGGAACCCCACAGCACTGCAACTGTCAGCTGTTTGTACTTCAGGGGAGGTCGATTTTTCAATGAAGAAAAACTTTGATGTGGATAATATGGGTAAAGTTTCTTCACCGGAAAAGATGGAGATCGGCACTGCTGATGGCGAGCCTTCTGTTTCTGACAGTCATGAACAAGGAATTAATCCATTTCTTGGCGAGGCTGCAAAATGGGAAATTATGTGGGAAGATCTTCAGATTGGCGAGCGGATTGGTATTG GTTCATATGGAGAAGTTTATCGTGCAGAGTGGAATGGAACT GAAGTGGCTGTTAAGAAGTTTCTGGACCAAGATTTCTCTGGTGATGCATTGACACAGTTCAGATCTGAA ATTGAAATAATGTTGAGGTTGCGGCATCCAAATGTTGTTCTTTTCATGGGAGCAGTTACTCGGCCGCCAAATTTTTCCATTTTGACAGAGTTTCTACCCAG AGGGAGTTTGTATAGATTACTCCATCGACCAAATCATCAGCTTGATGAGAAGAGACGAATGCGGATGGCACTTGATGTG GCAAAGGGGATGAACTACTTGCACACCAGCCACCCAACTGTAGTACATAGGGATTTGAAATCTCCAAACCTTCTTGTTGATAAAAATTGGGTCGTGAAGGTTTGTGATTTTGGATTGTCACGCATGAAACATCACACGTATTTGTCCTCAAAATCAACTGCAGGAACG CCCGAGTGGATGGCTCCAGAAGTGTTGAGGAATGAACCAGCTAATGAAAA ATGTGACGTGTACAGCTTTGGTGTTATATTGTGGGAGCTAGCTACATCACGCATACCCTGGAAAGGTTTAAACCCGATGCAAGTCGTTGGAGCTGTGGGATTCCAAAATCGTCGCCTTGAAATCACAGATGATATTGATCCAACCGTTGCACAGATAATCCGTGATTGTTGGCAAAC GGAACCGCATTTACGGCCATCGTTTACGCAACTGATGCGAAGTCTGAAGCGGCTACAGGGTCTAAACAAAAGCAAGAGAGGGAACACAAGTGAAAGTTTGATGTAA
- the LOC106335248 gene encoding serine/threonine-protein kinase EDR1-like isoform X2, which yields MPKMKHLLRKLHIGGSSSNGFGDHHHRLDESTRPMIDPTSIRSSSPSPASTPSVSSSSGFGNAAATMPRLEPFEPAGRDLAAAVDGIDFSLMEEEYQVQLAMAISVSDPDPRENADTAQLDAAKRISLGVKAPVTNADSAVDFLSLRYWGHKVINYDQKVRDGFYDVYGVTSNSLSQGKMPLLVDLQAISVSDNVDYEVVLVNRLLDPELQELERRASALSLECPDFARGQVSSDLTQKIADIVVEQMGGPVENADEALRRWMHRSYELRNSLNTTVIPLGRVNFGLARHRALLFKVLADRIDLPCMLVKGSYYTGTDDGAVNLIKLDNKSEYIIDLMGAPGALIPSEVPSSFLPVSGTDTRVFPDDLDTLQHSCPVPEKEIETPAFSVLEETDSRYSGIVANLFNGSHEENRDRCAVEKHQTERFEHDFGKLMQSQQISGENLPPFSGKPTCAQKVKVKNVSKYVISAAKNPEFAQKLHAVLLESGASPPPDLFMDVNPQNLREKSFLQDFWQESSNAMNSAVPRNPEKVGDQLAEQMRESERNPTALQLSAVCTSGEVDFSMKKNFDVDNMGKVSSPEKMEIGTADGEPSVSDSHEQGINPFLGEAAKWEIMWEDLQIGERIGIGSYGEVYRAEWNGTVRKWLLRSFWTKISLIEIMLRLRHPNVVLFMGAVTRPPNFSILTEFLPRGSLYRLLHRPNHQLDEKRRMRMALDVAKGMNYLHTSHPTVVHRDLKSPNLLVDKNWVVKVCDFGLSRMKHHTYLSSKSTAGTPEWMAPEVLRNEPANEKCDVYSFGVILWELATSRIPWKGLNPMQVVGAVGFQNRRLEITDDIDPTVAQIIRDCWQTEPHLRPSFTQLMRSLKRLQGLNKSKRGNTSESLM from the exons ATGCCGAAGATGAAGCATCTTCTCCGTAAGCTCCACATCGGAGGAAGTAGCAGTAACGGATTCGGAGACCATCATCACAGGCTAGACGAATCGACTCGACCAATGATCGATCCCACATCTATTCGTAGCTCTAGCCCTAGCCCAGCTTCCACTCCCTCCGTCTCTTCGTCATCAGGTTTCGGTAACGCCGCCGCGACAATGCCGAGGCTGGAACCGTTTGAGCCTGCGGGGCGTGATCTGGCGGCGGCTGTGGACGGTATCGATTTTAGTTTGATGGAGGAGGAGTATCAAGTCCAGCTAGCTATGGCGATCAGCGTTTCTGATCCCGATCCGAGAGAGAATGCAGATACGGCTCAGCTTGATGCAGCTAAGCGGATTAGCCTTGGCGTTAAGGCTCCGGTCACTAACGCTGACTCCGCCGTTGACTTTTTGTCGCTTCGCTATTGG GGACATAAGGTTATTAACTATGACCAGAAAGTCAGGGATGGTTTTTACGATGTGTATGGGGTTACATCCAATTCTCTTTCACAAGGGAAGATGCCACTTCTCGTGGATCTTCAAGCCATCTCTGTTTCAGACAATGTTGATTATGAGGTGGTTTTGGTGAACCGGTTGCTTGATCCTGAACTTCAAGAGCTAGAGAGGAGAGCATCCGCTTTGTCTTTGGAATGTCCAGACTTTGCTCGTGGCCAGGTGTCAAGTGATTTGACTCAGAAGATTGCGGATATAGTTGTAGAGCAGATGGGTGGCCCAGTTGAGAATGCGGATGAAGCGTTGAGAAGGTGGATGCATCGAAGCTATGAACTCAGGAATTCTTTGAACACCACTGTTATTCCACTTGGACGAGTTAATTTTGGTCTTGCACGTCACAGGGCTTTGCTATTCAAG GTGCTTGCTGATAGGATTGATCTCCCGTGCATGCTGGTAAAAGGCAGCTATTACACTGGAACTGACGATGGGGCTGTGAACTTGATTAAACTAGACAACAAAAG TGAATACATTATTGATTTAATGGGTGCTCCGGGTGCTCTGATTCCTTCGGAAGTTCCAAGTAGTTTTCTTCCAGTTTCTGGCACTGATACGAGAGTATTTCCTGATGATCTGGACACGTTGCAACATTCTTGCCCTGTACCTGAGAAAGAAATTGAAACGCCAGCATTTTCAGTTTTGGAGGAAACAGATTCCAGATATTCTGGTATTGTGGCAAACTTGTTTAATGGAAGCCATGAAGAAAACAGAGACAGATGTGCTGTTGAAAAGCATCAGACTGAGAGGTTTGAGCATGATTTTGGAAAGCTAATGCAATCACAGCAGATATCTGGCGAAAACTTGCCGCCGTTTTCTGGGAAACCGACTTGTGCACAGAAAGTAAAAGTCAAGAATGTCTCAAAGTATGTCATAAGTGCAGCAAAGAACCCTGAATTTGCGCAGAAATTACATGCTGTCTTGTTAGAAAGTGGTGCATCACCTCCCCCAGATTTGTTTATGGATGTTAATCCACAGAACTTGAGGGAGAAGAGTTTTCTTCAAGACTTCTGGCAAGAAAGTAGCAATGCTATGAATTCTGCTGTTCCACGCAACCCAGAAAAG GTCGGAGATCAGTTAGCTGAACAAATGAGAGAATCTGAAAGGAACCCCACAGCACTGCAACTGTCAGCTGTTTGTACTTCAGGGGAGGTCGATTTTTCAATGAAGAAAAACTTTGATGTGGATAATATGGGTAAAGTTTCTTCACCGGAAAAGATGGAGATCGGCACTGCTGATGGCGAGCCTTCTGTTTCTGACAGTCATGAACAAGGAATTAATCCATTTCTTGGCGAGGCTGCAAAATGGGAAATTATGTGGGAAGATCTTCAGATTGGCGAGCGGATTGGTATTG GTTCATATGGAGAAGTTTATCGTGCAGAGTGGAATGGAACTGTGAG GAAGTGGCTGTTAAGAAGTTTCTGGACCAAGATTTCTCTG ATTGAAATAATGTTGAGGTTGCGGCATCCAAATGTTGTTCTTTTCATGGGAGCAGTTACTCGGCCGCCAAATTTTTCCATTTTGACAGAGTTTCTACCCAG AGGGAGTTTGTATAGATTACTCCATCGACCAAATCATCAGCTTGATGAGAAGAGACGAATGCGGATGGCACTTGATGTG GCAAAGGGGATGAACTACTTGCACACCAGCCACCCAACTGTAGTACATAGGGATTTGAAATCTCCAAACCTTCTTGTTGATAAAAATTGGGTCGTGAAGGTTTGTGATTTTGGATTGTCACGCATGAAACATCACACGTATTTGTCCTCAAAATCAACTGCAGGAACG CCCGAGTGGATGGCTCCAGAAGTGTTGAGGAATGAACCAGCTAATGAAAA ATGTGACGTGTACAGCTTTGGTGTTATATTGTGGGAGCTAGCTACATCACGCATACCCTGGAAAGGTTTAAACCCGATGCAAGTCGTTGGAGCTGTGGGATTCCAAAATCGTCGCCTTGAAATCACAGATGATATTGATCCAACCGTTGCACAGATAATCCGTGATTGTTGGCAAAC GGAACCGCATTTACGGCCATCGTTTACGCAACTGATGCGAAGTCTGAAGCGGCTACAGGGTCTAAACAAAAGCAAGAGAGGGAACACAAGTGAAAGTTTGATGTAA
- the LOC106329215 gene encoding CTD small phosphatase-like protein 2 isoform X2: protein MTSSKLECVDERGQDSLITSVCNMEDEEEDEEELDEFDPYLFIKNLPHLSSVVPTFRPILLPKQTRSCPPISLVLDLDETLVHSTLEPCDEVDFTFPVHFNEEEHTVYVRCRPHLQEFMERVSRLFEIIIFTASQSIYAEQLLNVLDPKRKLFRHRVYRDSCVFFDGNYLKDLSVLGRDLSRVIIVDNSPQAFGFQVENGVPIESWFNDPSDKELLHLLPFLESLIGAEDVRPMIAKKFNLKEKIEAAVDAPEYPAEAGDPFER from the exons ATGACGAGCTCGAAGCTGGAGTGCGTCGACGAGCGTGGCCAAGACTCTCTTATAACCTCCGTATGCAACATGGAGGACGAAGAAGAGGATGAGGAGGAGCTCGACGAGTTCGATCCTTATCTCTTCATCAAAAACTTGCCCCACTTGTCCTCCGTTGTCCCTACTTTCAGACCCATCTTGCTTCCTAAACAGACCCGAAGCTGCCCTCCCATCTCTCTAGTCCTTGACCTCGACG AAACGCTTGTGCACTCTACTCTAGAACCGTGTGACGAGGTGGACTTCACATTCCCTGTGCATTTCAACGAAGAAGAGCATACGGTCTACGTGCGGTGCCGTCCTCACCTACAAGAGTTTATGGAGAGAGTGTCCCGTCTTTTCGAGATCATTATTTTCACAGCTAGCCAGAGTATCTACGCCGAGCAGCTTCTGAATGTGCTTGACCCCAAGAGGAAGCTCTTTCGCCATAGAGTGTACCGTGACTCGTGTGTTTTCTTTGACGGTAACTACCTTAAGGATTTGTCCGTCCTTGGACGTGACTTGTCTCGTGTCATCATCGTCGATAACTCCCCACAG GCATTTGGGTTTCAAGTGGAGAACGGTGTGCCAATAGAGAGCTGGTTTAACGACCCTTCAGATAAAGAGCTCCTCCACTTGCTGCCGTTTCTTGAAAGCTTAATAGGAGCTGAAGATGTGAGGCCGATGATCGCCAAGAAGTTCAATCTAAAGGAGAAGATTGAGGCAGCTGTAGATGCACCTGAGTATCCTGCTGAGGCAGGTGATCCTTTCGAAAGGTAA
- the LOC106329215 gene encoding CTD small phosphatase-like protein 2 isoform X1, whose amino-acid sequence MEDDGSASSSSSRDLDAQNRYDRLLALNASPVDSNCNLDSVSAIYLAMTSSKLECVDERGQDSLITSVCNMEDEEEDEEELDEFDPYLFIKNLPHLSSVVPTFRPILLPKQTRSCPPISLVLDLDETLVHSTLEPCDEVDFTFPVHFNEEEHTVYVRCRPHLQEFMERVSRLFEIIIFTASQSIYAEQLLNVLDPKRKLFRHRVYRDSCVFFDGNYLKDLSVLGRDLSRVIIVDNSPQAFGFQVENGVPIESWFNDPSDKELLHLLPFLESLIGAEDVRPMIAKKFNLKEKIEAAVDAPEYPAEAGDPFER is encoded by the exons ATGGAAGACGATGGCTCTGCTTCTTCCTCTTCTTCTCGAGATTTGGATGCACAGAACCGTTATGATCGATTGCTTGCTCTAAATGCAAGTCCCGTTGATTCAAATTGTAACTTGGATTCGGTTTCTGCTATTTATCTAGCGATGACGAGCTCGAAGCTGGAGTGCGTCGACGAGCGTGGCCAAGACTCTCTTATAACCTCCGTATGCAACATGGAGGACGAAGAAGAGGATGAGGAGGAGCTCGACGAGTTCGATCCTTATCTCTTCATCAAAAACTTGCCCCACTTGTCCTCCGTTGTCCCTACTTTCAGACCCATCTTGCTTCCTAAACAGACCCGAAGCTGCCCTCCCATCTCTCTAGTCCTTGACCTCGACG AAACGCTTGTGCACTCTACTCTAGAACCGTGTGACGAGGTGGACTTCACATTCCCTGTGCATTTCAACGAAGAAGAGCATACGGTCTACGTGCGGTGCCGTCCTCACCTACAAGAGTTTATGGAGAGAGTGTCCCGTCTTTTCGAGATCATTATTTTCACAGCTAGCCAGAGTATCTACGCCGAGCAGCTTCTGAATGTGCTTGACCCCAAGAGGAAGCTCTTTCGCCATAGAGTGTACCGTGACTCGTGTGTTTTCTTTGACGGTAACTACCTTAAGGATTTGTCCGTCCTTGGACGTGACTTGTCTCGTGTCATCATCGTCGATAACTCCCCACAG GCATTTGGGTTTCAAGTGGAGAACGGTGTGCCAATAGAGAGCTGGTTTAACGACCCTTCAGATAAAGAGCTCCTCCACTTGCTGCCGTTTCTTGAAAGCTTAATAGGAGCTGAAGATGTGAGGCCGATGATCGCCAAGAAGTTCAATCTAAAGGAGAAGATTGAGGCAGCTGTAGATGCACCTGAGTATCCTGCTGAGGCAGGTGATCCTTTCGAAAGGTAA